From one Streptomyces sp. R41 genomic stretch:
- a CDS encoding MerR family transcriptional regulator encodes MRIGELAAKAGVSVRALRYYEEQNLLASERSPGGQRHYPDGAVRHVYLIQEMYQAGLPSKSIAEILPYLATGMVTPPLLERLAAERDRIDRQISALVATRDRLDAGIAEAAANAAAGARCRLA; translated from the coding sequence ATGCGCATCGGCGAACTCGCCGCGAAGGCAGGGGTCAGCGTGCGAGCCCTGCGCTACTACGAGGAGCAGAACCTGCTTGCCTCCGAGCGCAGCCCGGGTGGGCAGCGGCACTACCCGGACGGCGCGGTCAGGCACGTCTATCTGATCCAGGAGATGTACCAGGCGGGGCTGCCGAGCAAGTCGATCGCGGAAATCCTGCCGTACCTCGCGACCGGCATGGTGACGCCGCCGCTGCTCGAGCGGCTCGCGGCGGAAAGAGATCGTATCGACCGGCAGATCAGCGCTCTGGTCGCAACCCGCGACAGGCTCGATGCCGGCATCGCCGAAGCGGCCGCGAACGCGGCCGCGGGTGCGCGGTGCCGCCTCGCCTGA
- a CDS encoding glucose 1-dehydrogenase translates to MIQQFAGTSALVTGGGSGIGRASALALAAEGALVTVAGRTAATLKETVRLIEASGGLARYVVADITDESQVEKAVQAAVADTGRLDLALNNAGYDGEFQLTKDYSTEMLDQMIALNVRGVFLSMKHELRHMTAQGSGAIVNMSSGAGLIGVPGYSGYAATKAAEIAMTKSSALEAAPHGIRINAVCPGLVDTPMIAALDADQRTSLDAAHPLGRIARAEEIADAVVWLCSDKSSFVTGIALPVDGGYTVP, encoded by the coding sequence ATGATCCAGCAGTTTGCAGGCACCTCCGCGCTCGTCACCGGCGGCGGCAGCGGCATCGGACGGGCGTCCGCCCTGGCCCTGGCCGCCGAAGGAGCGCTGGTGACAGTCGCCGGCCGCACCGCAGCAACCCTGAAAGAGACCGTCCGGCTGATCGAGGCTTCCGGTGGCTTGGCCCGCTACGTGGTGGCCGACATCACCGACGAGTCCCAAGTGGAAAAGGCCGTCCAGGCCGCTGTCGCGGACACCGGCCGCCTGGACCTCGCGCTGAACAACGCGGGCTACGACGGCGAGTTCCAGCTCACCAAGGACTACTCCACCGAAATGCTCGACCAGATGATCGCCCTCAACGTGCGCGGTGTGTTCCTGTCCATGAAACACGAACTCCGGCACATGACGGCGCAGGGCTCCGGGGCGATCGTGAACATGTCCTCCGGCGCCGGACTGATCGGCGTCCCCGGGTACTCCGGCTACGCGGCCACCAAGGCCGCCGAGATCGCCATGACCAAGAGCTCGGCACTTGAGGCCGCACCCCACGGCATCCGCATCAACGCCGTATGCCCCGGCCTGGTGGACACCCCGATGATCGCGGCCCTGGACGCGGACCAGCGCACGTCGCTCGACGCCGCCCACCCCTTGGGGCGGATCGCCCGCGCAGAGGAGATCGCCGACGCCGTGGTCTGGCTCTGCTCGGACAAGTCGAGCTTCGTCACCGGCATCGCACTGCCCGTCGACGGCGGCTACACCGTGCCCTGA
- a CDS encoding aldo/keto reductase, with product MKRRILGATGISVSEFALGAMNFGDFGSSGNADHADAVGIIHAALDGGINFIDTADVYSEGESEVIVGKALKGRRDQVVLATKFALPMSADANHAGGSARWIKHAVEDSLRRLDTDYIDLYQMHRPDYDTDLDETLAALSDLVRAGKVLAIGSSTFPVERIVEAQWAAERGSHRRFLTEQPRYSILSRTIEEAVLPTAQRYGMGVLTYAPLSSGWLSGADPTTRVRARIAAGQFDLSEPANQAKVTAVRELAEVAQDAGMPLTHLALAFARTHPAVTSVLIGPRTREQLDGLLAGADAKLSDDILDRIDEIVAPGTEVNAADNFATQPPALLDKRLRRR from the coding sequence ATGAAGCGCAGGATTCTCGGTGCCACCGGAATATCGGTGAGCGAGTTCGCTCTCGGGGCGATGAATTTCGGTGATTTCGGCAGCTCCGGAAATGCCGACCACGCTGACGCCGTCGGCATCATCCACGCGGCGCTGGACGGCGGCATCAATTTCATCGACACCGCCGACGTGTATTCCGAAGGCGAGTCCGAGGTGATCGTCGGCAAGGCGCTCAAGGGCCGTCGCGATCAGGTGGTGCTGGCGACGAAGTTCGCCCTTCCGATGAGTGCGGACGCCAACCACGCCGGCGGCTCCGCGCGGTGGATCAAGCACGCGGTCGAGGACAGCCTGCGCCGGCTGGACACCGACTACATCGACCTCTATCAGATGCACCGCCCCGACTACGACACCGACCTGGACGAGACCCTGGCGGCCCTGTCCGACCTGGTCCGCGCCGGCAAGGTCCTGGCGATCGGTTCTTCCACCTTTCCCGTCGAGCGCATCGTGGAGGCACAGTGGGCCGCCGAGAGGGGCAGTCACCGACGCTTCCTCACCGAGCAGCCGCGGTACTCGATCCTCAGCCGGACCATCGAGGAGGCCGTTCTGCCCACCGCTCAGCGATATGGCATGGGCGTGCTGACCTACGCTCCCCTGTCCAGCGGCTGGCTGTCCGGCGCCGACCCGACCACGCGGGTCCGCGCCCGTATCGCGGCAGGCCAATTCGATCTCAGCGAGCCCGCCAACCAGGCCAAGGTCACGGCCGTGCGTGAGCTTGCCGAGGTGGCACAGGACGCGGGCATGCCACTGACTCATCTGGCCCTGGCGTTCGCGCGAACCCACCCGGCCGTCACATCGGTGCTCATCGGGCCGCGGACCCGCGAGCAGCTGGACGGCCTGCTCGCCGGTGCCGACGCCAAACTCAGTGACGACATCCTCGACCGGATCGACGAGATCGTCGCGCCCGGCACCGAGGTCAATGCCGCCGACAATTTCGCCACCCAGCCACCGGCCCTCCTCGACAAGCGTTTGCGCCGCCGGTGA
- a CDS encoding SDR family oxidoreductase, which yields MQYPTSSPDRKIILVTGASSGIGEATARHLATAGHHVVLGARRTDRLDRLVTELTEAGHHAESAQLDVTDRDSVKAFADSALERHGRIDVLVNNAGVMPLSFMEELRVDEWDQMVDVNLRGVLHGIAAVLPSMRERRSGQIINVASTAAHRVDPTGVVYCATKFAVRAVSDGLRQETADIRVTVVSPGLTKTELTLSGGDDQLQGAVRSALETVGIDASAIAQAIAYAIAQPADVNVNEVIVQGTAQT from the coding sequence GTGCAGTACCCCACCTCTTCCCCCGACCGCAAGATCATCCTGGTGACCGGCGCGTCCAGCGGCATCGGCGAGGCCACCGCCCGCCACCTGGCCACCGCCGGACACCACGTCGTCCTCGGCGCCCGGCGCACGGACCGCCTGGACCGTCTTGTCACCGAGCTCACCGAGGCAGGCCATCACGCCGAGTCCGCACAGCTGGACGTCACCGACCGCGACAGCGTGAAGGCCTTCGCCGATAGTGCGCTCGAGCGCCACGGGCGCATCGACGTCCTGGTCAACAACGCCGGCGTGATGCCGCTCTCCTTCATGGAGGAGCTGCGCGTCGACGAATGGGACCAGATGGTCGACGTGAATCTGCGCGGCGTGCTGCACGGCATAGCGGCGGTCCTCCCCTCCATGCGCGAGCGCCGGTCCGGGCAGATCATCAACGTCGCCTCCACTGCCGCGCACCGCGTGGACCCGACGGGCGTCGTGTACTGCGCGACGAAGTTCGCCGTACGCGCCGTGTCCGACGGCCTGCGTCAGGAGACCGCCGACATCCGCGTCACCGTCGTCAGCCCCGGCCTCACCAAGACAGAACTCACTCTCTCCGGCGGCGACGACCAGCTGCAGGGCGCGGTGCGGTCAGCACTCGAAACAGTCGGTATCGACGCCTCCGCCATCGCTCAGGCCATCGCCTACGCCATCGCTCAACCGGCCGACGTCAACGTCAACGAGGTCATCGTCCAGGGCACAGCGCAGACCTGA
- a CDS encoding alkene reductase produces MTSIFDSYQLGNLTLPNRIVMSPMTRNRATSDGLATPSMATYYAQRATAGLIVTESTQPSLQGQSAPCTPGLHNDEQIAAWRTVNAAVHANGGRIFAQLLHAGRVSHPEIAGRHPVAPSAIALSADVFTGPKGLLPAPVPRALSVQDVRDQVQAFADAARRAIDAGFDGVELQGASGYLIQQFLSSNANQRTDAYGGSVTGRIRFAVEVAEAVADVIGADRVGIRVSPGGQVWEMVEDDVPQLYSALTDALAPIGLAYIHVIATTEEDVLIALRKAWPTMFIVNPGGMFGPRSTDRSWADQWLANGADLISFGRAYIANPDLVERLRIGAPLNESDRDTWYGGGDAGYLDYVSHQH; encoded by the coding sequence GTGACCAGCATTTTCGACAGCTACCAGCTCGGAAACCTCACGCTTCCTAACCGCATCGTCATGTCACCGATGACCCGGAACCGGGCCACGTCGGACGGCTTGGCGACGCCGTCGATGGCGACGTACTACGCCCAGCGCGCCACCGCAGGTCTGATCGTCACCGAGTCCACCCAGCCCAGCCTGCAAGGACAGTCGGCCCCCTGCACCCCCGGACTCCACAACGACGAGCAGATCGCCGCATGGCGGACCGTGAACGCCGCCGTACATGCCAACGGCGGGAGGATCTTCGCCCAACTGCTGCACGCGGGACGGGTCAGCCACCCCGAGATCGCTGGCCGGCATCCTGTCGCGCCCTCCGCGATCGCCCTGAGCGCCGACGTGTTCACCGGCCCCAAGGGGCTTCTTCCCGCACCCGTCCCCCGCGCCCTTTCGGTGCAGGACGTCAGGGACCAGGTACAGGCGTTCGCCGACGCGGCGCGCCGCGCGATCGACGCGGGCTTCGACGGTGTCGAACTGCAGGGTGCGAGCGGCTACCTCATCCAGCAGTTCCTCTCCTCGAACGCCAACCAGCGCACCGACGCCTACGGTGGTTCCGTCACGGGCCGCATCCGCTTCGCCGTCGAGGTGGCCGAGGCTGTCGCCGACGTCATAGGCGCCGACCGCGTCGGCATCCGCGTCTCACCCGGAGGCCAGGTCTGGGAGATGGTCGAGGACGACGTTCCGCAGCTCTACTCGGCCCTGACCGACGCGCTCGCACCGATCGGTCTCGCCTACATCCACGTCATCGCCACCACCGAAGAGGATGTGCTCATCGCGCTGCGCAAGGCGTGGCCCACCATGTTCATCGTCAACCCGGGCGGCATGTTCGGTCCGCGCTCCACCGACCGGTCGTGGGCCGACCAGTGGCTCGCCAACGGCGCCGACCTGATCAGCTTCGGCCGCGCCTACATCGCCAATCCCGACCTGGTGGAGCGCCTGCGCATCGGCGCCCCGCTGAACGAGTCCGACCGCGACACCTGGTATGGCGGCGGCGACGCCGGTTACCTGGACTACGTCAGCCACCAGCACTGA
- a CDS encoding M1 family aminopeptidase yields MRPTPRKALAASVLVLAASAGVSLPVAPAAATPHAASRAAACTPAQVVTNGGFESGTSPWNQSSTSVITNRSGQSAHGGTSFAWLNGVGSTHTDTLAQSVTIPSGCGSATLTFWLHIDTTETTSSTAYDKLTAKIGSTTLATYSNLNKATGYVQKSFDVSAFVGQTVNLAFTGTEDSSLQTSFVLDDVALNTSGDTTPPADSTRTPAAPSYTVNLSSNTSGTVWTGHESAVFTNASSTALSEVYLRLWDNYHGTCSSMPITVSNVTGGSAGALSVDCTALKITLPTPLPQGQTATIGFDLGITVPSGADRFGHDGAFSFIGNALPLLAVKDAAGWHLDPYTNNGESFYSLAADFKVTLDHPSTLLVPATGASVDTPGSSGRTVTTATASKVRDFAWAAGPFTKISGTSTAGTPVNVYSVSGISSSDAQSMLTTAKTAVDAHASRFGAYPYGELDAVIDNNFWFGGMEYPGFVLDLVSTTALTHEIGHQWWYGIVGDDEYNNPWLDEAFTDYATDLALSKTGTNCWNSVSWASTAEKITNSMAYWDAHSSRYSTVVYGYGKCALHDLRRVLGDSVMAKLLKDYATSHWYGVSTTAEFKAAAQAVTTTDLTSFWTQHRIDG; encoded by the coding sequence GTGAGACCAACCCCCCGCAAGGCCCTCGCCGCGAGCGTCCTCGTCCTCGCCGCGTCGGCCGGTGTCTCTCTCCCCGTCGCCCCTGCCGCAGCCACGCCACACGCGGCATCCCGGGCCGCCGCCTGCACCCCGGCGCAGGTCGTCACCAACGGTGGCTTCGAGAGCGGCACTTCGCCCTGGAACCAGTCGTCGACCAGCGTGATCACCAACCGCTCCGGGCAGAGCGCCCACGGCGGCACCAGCTTCGCCTGGCTTAACGGCGTCGGCAGCACGCACACCGACACCCTCGCGCAGAGCGTCACTATCCCGTCCGGATGCGGCAGCGCCACCCTCACCTTCTGGCTGCACATCGACACCACCGAGACGACCTCGTCCACCGCGTACGACAAGCTGACGGCGAAGATCGGCAGTACGACGCTGGCGACGTACTCGAACCTGAACAAGGCCACCGGCTATGTGCAGAAGTCGTTCGACGTGTCGGCGTTCGTGGGTCAGACCGTGAACCTCGCCTTCACCGGCACCGAGGACTCCAGCCTCCAGACGAGCTTCGTTCTCGACGACGTCGCCCTCAACACCTCCGGCGACACCACCCCGCCGGCCGATTCCACGCGCACCCCGGCCGCACCCTCGTACACCGTCAATCTGAGCAGCAACACCAGCGGCACCGTCTGGACCGGTCATGAGAGCGCGGTCTTCACCAACGCCTCCTCCACCGCGCTCAGCGAGGTGTACCTGAGGCTGTGGGACAACTACCACGGCACCTGCTCGTCCATGCCGATCACGGTCAGCAACGTCACAGGCGGCTCCGCGGGCGCGCTCTCGGTCGACTGCACGGCCCTCAAAATCACGCTGCCGACACCCCTGCCACAGGGACAGACGGCCACGATCGGCTTCGACCTGGGGATCACCGTCCCCAGCGGCGCCGACCGTTTCGGCCACGACGGGGCCTTCAGCTTCATCGGCAACGCCCTGCCCCTCCTCGCGGTCAAGGACGCGGCGGGCTGGCACCTGGACCCGTACACCAACAACGGCGAGTCGTTCTACTCCCTGGCCGCCGACTTCAAGGTGACCCTCGACCACCCGAGCACCCTGCTGGTGCCGGCCACCGGCGCCTCGGTCGACACCCCCGGCTCCAGCGGACGCACGGTCACCACGGCCACCGCCTCCAAGGTCCGTGACTTCGCCTGGGCGGCCGGCCCCTTCACCAAGATCTCCGGCACCTCGACGGCCGGAACCCCGGTGAACGTCTACTCCGTCTCCGGCATCAGCTCGTCCGATGCGCAGTCGATGCTCACCACGGCCAAGACCGCCGTGGACGCCCACGCGTCGCGGTTCGGCGCCTATCCGTACGGCGAGTTGGACGCGGTGATCGACAACAACTTCTGGTTCGGCGGCATGGAGTACCCGGGGTTCGTCCTCGACCTGGTCAGCACCACAGCGCTCACCCATGAGATCGGACACCAGTGGTGGTACGGGATTGTCGGCGACGACGAGTACAACAACCCCTGGCTCGATGAGGCGTTCACCGACTACGCCACCGATCTGGCGCTCAGCAAGACCGGCACCAACTGCTGGAACAGCGTCTCGTGGGCCTCGACGGCCGAGAAGATCACCAATTCGATGGCCTATTGGGACGCCCACTCCTCCCGGTACTCCACCGTCGTCTACGGATACGGCAAGTGCGCCCTGCACGATCTGCGCCGCGTCCTCGGCGACAGTGTCATGGCCAAGCTCCTGAAGGACTACGCCACTTCGCACTGGTACGGCGTCTCGACCACGGCCGAGTTCAAGGCCGCCGCCCAGGCCGTCACGACCACGGACCTGACCTCGTTCTGGACCCAGCACCGCATCGACGGATGA